AAACAGGCAAGTATTCATTTTTCAGTGTTCAGCAAAAAGCGTGGCACGGTTTGGGGCAGATTGTTTCAGAGTACCCGACAAGCGAGCAGGCAATCAAACACGCAGGATTGGATTATGAGGTAGTAAAATCCCCGCTGTTTACCAAAGGTTCTGGCATTATTGAGACCTCTAACGGTATTGAAATAGGCAGTAACGAATTGCAAGTATCCAATTATTTTGCCAATATCCGTACGGATAATAATGCTGTATTAGGCGTGGTAGGTAAAGACTATCATATCGTGCAGAACCGTGAAGCCTTCAATTTTTTCGATGCCATTGTAGGCGGTGAGCAGGGAATTCTCTATGAAACCGCAGGGGCATTGGGCAATGGAGAACGCATATTTATCACAGCCAAACTGCCCGATTATATCCGTGTAGGCAATGGTGATGATGTAACGGAGCGTTACATTTTCCTGACCACCTCGCACGATGGCAGTGGAAGTATCACAGCAGCATTTACACCTATTCGAATTGTATGCCAAAACACCCTTAATGCTTCACTACGTTCGATGACCAATGTAGTGCGTATCAAACATACTTCGGGTGCAAAACAGCGTATCGAGAATGCCCACAAGATTATGGGATTGGCAAACACACTCAGCAGTCAATTAGAGGGCATTTTTAATGAGTGGGCAAAG
The Flavobacterium humidisoli DNA segment above includes these coding regions:
- a CDS encoding DUF932 domain-containing protein, which produces MAHNINFNEETGKYSFFSVQQKAWHGLGQIVSEYPTSEQAIKHAGLDYEVVKSPLFTKGSGIIETSNGIEIGSNELQVSNYFANIRTDNNAVLGVVGKDYHIVQNREAFNFFDAIVGGEQGILYETAGALGNGERIFITAKLPDYIRVGNGDDVTERYIFLTTSHDGSGSITAAFTPIRIVCQNTLNASLRSMTNVVRIKHTSGAKQRIENAHKIMGLANTLSSQLEGIFNEWAKVKVTDREIRKLIELALCPNKETLDLIRKGAEDEISTVFKNTVDDAFSYAMMSDTQQMETTKGTLFGAYNAVTGYYQNVRSYKNDEAKLQSIVLGGTAQLKSQKAFELCTSFATDGSEILHLN